DNA sequence from the Vicia villosa cultivar HV-30 ecotype Madison, WI linkage group LG3, Vvil1.0, whole genome shotgun sequence genome:
GGATTACCGCGCCCTGAATGCAGTTACAGTTAAGGACAGATTCCCAATACCCACCATAGACGAATTACTCGATGAACTTGGTTCAGCAAAAGTTTTCACCAAATTAGATCTACGCTCGGGTTATCACCAGATCCGAATGGCATCAGAGGATACacataaaacagcttttcgtacTTTCGACGGACACTATGAATTCTTAGTTATGCCTTTCGGCTTGACTAACGCACCCTCAACATTCCAATCAGCAATGAATGATCTTTTGCGGCCTTACTTACGCAAATTCGTTTTAGTATTTTTTGATGACATCCTAATCTATAGCACTAATTTTTCTGATCACCTTGCTCATTTACAGATTATTTTTCAGTTACTTATGACCAATTTTTATGTTGTGAAGTTATCAAAGTGTGTGTTTGCAGTTTCTACAGTTCATTACCTAGGGCATGTCATTTCTATGGGCACAGTGGCACCGGATGCAGAAAAAATAAAAGCTATTCTAGATTGGCCTCAGCCACGTTCTCTCACGGCACTCAGGGGATTTTTAGGCCTTACCGGATTTTATCGTCGATTTGTAAAAAAATACGCCTCTCTCGCCGCTCCTCTCACCGATTTGTTGCGTTCCACTAAATTTGTTTGGAGTACAGAGGCGGCCGCAGCCTTTACAGAATTACAAAGACGAATGACCGACATGCCGGTATTATCTTTACCAGATTTTACAAAGAAGTTCATAGTAGAAACCGATGCTTCAGGCGTGGCTATCGGTGCTGTTTTGTCCCAGGATGGTCATCCGATCGCCTACTTCAGCAAAAAGTTGTGTCCGCGAATGCAAGCAGCTTCTGTTTACGTTCGAGAGATGTTCGCTGTAACAGAAGCCATAAAAAAGTGGCGTCAGTATCTTATTGGTCAAGAGTTTCATATCTATACTGATCAAAAGAGCTTACGAAATTTGTTGCTCCAAAAGATACAAACCCCAGAACAGCAGAAATGGGCCTCAAAACTACAAGGATTCAACTTTGAGATTTTTTACAAACCTGGTAAATCCAATCTGGTAGCCGATGCTCTGAGCCGAAAGTACAGTGTTGATACGCCCACCTTGCTAGCTATTTCTTCACCGATCCCAGACATCATCTCCAGTTTACGCAAATTTTATGCAAAGGATGAAAGAGGTAAACAAACAGTCAAGACACTACTCAGTAATACTACCCATCCAGACTTCAAATTTTCAAACGGGTTACTGTTTTACAAAGACAAAATTTTCGTACCTGAAACAGAACAGATCCGGACACATCTTCTTTGGGAGTTTCATTCTACCCCATCCGCTGGACACTCAGGTCTCAAAGCCACTTTAGCCCGTATCTCCACCTCTTTCAGTTGGCCGGGAATATACAAAGAAGCAAAGAGTTTGATTAAGACGTGCAAAGTGTGTCAACAGAACAAATACTTAACACAGAAAAAAAAGGGATTGTTGCAGCCATTACCTACGCCAAAACAAGCTTGGGAGGACATCTCAATGGACTTCATAACCAAACTGCCTAACTCCTTTGGACACACCACCATCTGGGTCGTCTGCGATCGACTCACAAAATCTGCCCATTTCATTGCAATGCCTTCTCACTTTTCAGCACAAGATCTGGCAAGGCGTTTCACAATGGAGATCACACGTCTTCATGGCCAGCCCAAGTCCATTGTATCAGATCGGGACCCCCTGTTCCTCAGTACTTTTTGgaaaacatttttcaaagaacAAGGCACAATATTAAAATACAGTACAGCATATCATCCAGAAACAGATGGTCAAACAGAGGTCATAAACAGATCTATTGGAACGTACCTTCGTTGTTTTGTCAGTTCCCAACCGAGTAAGTGGTACAAGTTTCTTCATCACGCAGAGTACTGGTATAacacttcgttccactcatctaTCGGTATGACACCGTTTAGAGCTCTTTACGGCCGCGACCCACCATCTATCTCAGACTATGTCAACGGATCTACCTCGGAGACATTAGTTGAAGACATCCTGCAACAAAAGCAACAGATCTTCAAAACTCTGAATGAAAACCTTCAGAAAAGTAGGATCCAGATGgaaaaacaagcaaacacaaaaaGGAGCGACGTTACCTTCCAAGTTGGGGACCGTGTTCTGTTGAAGCTTCAGCCGTACCGTCAACAAACTGTTCAGAAACGTCCTTCACAGAAACTTGCATCCCGCTTCTGCGGACCGTTCACCGTCATTAAAAGAGTGGGCCAAGTTGCTTACTTGctagaccttccatcttcttctcgTGTGCACCCAGTGTTCCATGTTTCTTTGCTGCGACCGTATTTTGGAACTGACCCCTTGAATGATTTTAAACCTCTTCCTCCGTCCAACACTCTTCCGTTTCTTACAGATCTGGACAGCTCTTTCTTACCTAATGATGAGAACCTACAAAATAGACAACAGACATTAGCATCACAACCTTTAACAAACTCAGCAAGTAACAAGCCGAGGGATCTCTTACCGTCGGGTCACCATCTTCATACTTCCGAAACGGCAATCGCTACAGAGGAAGATTCATTGTTGGTGGTGGGCAAGAAGACCGTTCGTGAGGATGAAAAAGCGGAAACGGCTTCTATGTATtcaaaaaaagaagagagaaacattttagagaaaaaaaatagtttggaAGAAACTGAGAGAGAGAAGGACAATAAGAGGATTGTGATACGTAAGTCTTTAACTTCTACAGATTTACTTCAACCTTTTCAAGTACCAAAGGGACCCACATGTTCTGCACTTTCAAAAAAACACATGGCTCGAGGTGATCTTTCACGTGATTCTGCTTTGCTTCCCAACGTTCAAAAGCCAGCCCATGTACAGCTGTATCCCACACGTGATTCTACTTTGTTTCCCAATGTTCAAAAGCCATCCCATATACAGCTGTATCCCAATAGTATCTCAGCGGCTGCAGCATGTACCAACACGTGTCCCACTAAGActcacacaaaccctaattcGTCAAAAGACCTACCCGACCCACCTTCCCAGCGGCCCAACAAGACAATTGTGCACTTGGATTCTTCTAGtgtgaaccttgaggacaaggttctcaACAAGCCCATGAGTATTGATAAGAAGTTGGGCAGGCCCAATAGAGAAAAAAAGATTTCAGTTTTACTTAAAGACTTTTACTATTAAATAGGTGCTGATAGTattattttaactttatttttggtTGTTGTTTTTGGGCCTTTTGCTGTTTTAGCCCAATTAGAGGGTCTAACCCTAACTATTTATATTGTATGTTTGTGCTTTTGAATGGTATGAAGAAAGTATGAAGTTTGTTTAATGTCAATTTCTTTTTATGCCATTTAGATCTAAATTTAACCTAGCTATATCTAACAAAATCCTTCGTCTCTCAATCCCTCAATCAATCCACAACAGAGTGATCCTTTTTGAGTT
Encoded proteins:
- the LOC131659692 gene encoding uncharacterized protein LOC131659692; the encoded protein is MAPPKPPNPSSKEILEEALQITTLNLNNAMQETQEQMDVRFHQISTELSNLQTRFDNDKSVEDSRFDSIMAAINKISIAKELQQAITTTSATVHGAGSTSRSATVHGSGTTAGSATVHGTVPPVTPVTVHGTAVTSGMIQNPHSISRVPPPNFHNLSPTHTPLRNSATFSTTHPQPTPNRYIHPHTSSTFVPYPPIPTILSTSQPFTIPFSQQPPFSQFPSQHPYPNLSNIPPLPTARSPKLELPMFDGSGPLDWLFQAEQFFNFYNMPPENRLSLISFYMKGDALSWFKWMHNSHLLSDWASFTRALELRFGPSTYDNHQAELFKLKQEGTVVEYQTKFEQLGNQVVGLPQDAILNCFISGLNADIRNEMAIQKPTNISQAIGLAKLIEAKLKDSKPKFPKPYANSYPKPNPTPSAAPTQKNQYTTPAQSTFRPKTPSTQQPSHLPIKKLSQAQIQERRAQGLCFNCDEKFIPGHRCATGRFLILLCDDEVMEHTQLFEEQQEAVTETEPSDTYFQLSTQALTGQFSPQTLKFKGLIGGLSVMVLVDTGSTHNILQPRIAHHLNLLTTPIPQFSVMVGNGSHLQCEGICNDVKLTLQEKQFSLPFYLLPIEGADVVLGMAWLRTLGPIQADFSVPSITFNHENYPMTIQGDSFSSPQQTTFHQLKQLVHQNSIASLHLMLFQPSSTSLATPHPNPLENLPTNTHPQLSNLLYKFSKIFQSHVGLPPSRTHDHHITLIPNTTPINVKPYRYPHSQKTAMTTIIDDMLKEGLIKPSHSPFSSPVLLVKKKDGTWRFCVDYRALNAVTVKDRFPIPTIDELLDELGSAKVFTKLDLRSGYHQIRMASEDTHKTAFRTFDGHYEFLVMPFGLTNAPSTFQSAMNDLLRPYLRKFVLVFFDDILIYSTNFSDHLAHLQIIFQLLMTNFYVVKLSKCVFAVSTVHYLGHVISMGTVAPDAEKIKAILDWPQPRSLTALRGFLGLTGFYRRFVKKYASLAAPLTDLLRSTKFVWSTEAAAAFTELQRRMTDMPVLSLPDFTKKFIVETDASGVAIGAVLSQDGHPIAYFSKKLCPRMQAASVYVREMFAVTEAIKKWRQYLIGQEFHIYTDQKSLRNLLLQKIQTPEQQKWASKLQGFNFEIFYKPGKSNLVADALSRKYSVDTPTLLAISSPIPDIISSLRKFYAKDERGKQTVKTLLSNTTHPDFKFSNGLLFYKDKIFVPETEQIRTHLLWEFHSTPSAGHSGLKATLARISTSFSWPGIYKEAKSLIKTCKVCQQNKYLTQKKKGLLQPLPTPKQAWEDISMDFITKLPNSFGHTTIWVVCDRLTKSAHFIAMPSHFSAQDLARRFTMEITRLHGQPKSIVSDRDPLFLSTFWKTFFKEQGTILKYSTAYHPETDGQTEVINRSIGTYLRCFVSSQPSKWYKFLHHAEYWYNTSFHSSIGMTPFRALYGRDPPSISDYVNGSTSETLVEDILQQKQQIFKTLNENLQKSRIQMEKQANTKRSDVTFQVGDRVLLKLQPYRQQTVQKRPSQKLASRFCGPFTVIKRVGQVAYLLDLPSSSRVHPVFHVSLLRPYFGTDPLNDFKPLPPSNTLPFLTDLDSSFLPNDENLQNRQQTLASQPLTNSASNKPRDLLPSGHHLHTSETAIATEEDSLLVVGKKTVREDEKAETASMYSKKEERNILEKKNSLEETEREKDNKRIVIRKSLTSTDLLQPFQVPKGPTCSALSKKHMARGDLSRDSALLPNVQKPAHVQLYPTRDSTLFPNVQKPSHIQLYPNSISAAAACTNTCPTKTHTNPNSSKDLPDPPSQRPNKTIVHLDSSSVNLEDKVLNKPMSIDKKLGRPNREKKISVLLKDFYY